The genomic segment CGGCCGGGCGGTGCCGACCCAGCAGATCGTCGACGCGGTCTGGGGCGAAGAGCCGCCCGAGAACGGGGCGAACGTCGTGCAGAAGCACATCGCCGGGCTGCGCCGGGTGCTCGATCCCGACCGGGCGCCGCGCACGCCGGGCGAGCTCGTGGCGCTCACCCCGGCCGGCTACGTGCTCCGCCTCGACGGACACACCGTGGACGCCCACGAATTCACCGCGGCGGCCACTCGCGCCCCGACGGCCGAGCTCGTGCGGGCCGGTCTGATGTTGTGGCGGGGCGAGGCCCTGGCCGGGCTGACCGGGCCGTTCTTCGACTCGGCGCGGGCCCGCCTGGCCGAGATACACGCGACCGCGTGGGAGCGCTGGGCCGAGCTCGAACTCGGGCGCGGGCGCGACGCCGCGCTGGTGCCCGAGCTGGCCCGGCTGGTCGAGCAGTTCCCGCTGCGCGAGGGACTGCGGGCGCATCTGATGATCGCGCTGTCCCGCAGCGGGCGGCAGGCCGAGGCCCTGGCCGCTTTCCGCAGCGCCCGGGACTACCTGGTCGAGCAGTTCGGCACCGAGCCGGGTGAGCTGCTGCAGGAGACGCACCGGCGCGTGCTGCGGGGCGATCAGGCGCCGCTGCCGCCGCCTCTTCTGCCGGCAGCCGTATCCGAGCCGGCCCAGGTGGTCGCCGACGAGCCACCGGTGCGCTTGCGGATCCCGTACGTGGAAGTGCTCTTCGCCGTGCTCACGCCGCTGGTCACCTTCGCCACCGGCGCGTGGATCTACTTCGTGTACGCGGCGGCGCACCACCGCGAGCGGCGGCTGTTCGTGGCGGCCGGGGTGTACGCCGGCCTGCTGGTGACCGCGTTCGTGTTCATGGCCGTCGATCCTTCGCCGCTCGACGACGGCGACGCCGTCAGCGGGGCCGAGGCGGCCGGCATCTCGATCTGGCTGGGGACCGCGCTGGTGGCCGCCATCCACGGCGCAGTCGTCGCCACGCACCAGGCCGGCGTGGCCGCACTGGCCGCCGTGTCACAGCGACGCACCGGGCCGGAGCCGGATGGCCGCTCAGTGCGCGGCGGCCGCTAGCTGACGACGGGCGACGTATTCGACCAGCTCGATCAGCACGTTGCGGGCGCCGGTGGGCTCGCGGGCGTCGAACAGCACGACCGGCACACCCGAGTCGAGGTCGAGCGCGCGGCCCACGGCCTCGGCGCCGAAACGCTGTTCGGACTCGAAGCAGTTGACCGCGACGACGAACGGGGTGCCGCGCTGCTCGAAGTAGTCGATCGAGGGGAAGCAGTCGGCCAGCCGGCGCGTGTCGGCCAGCACCACGGCGCCCAGCGCGCCCTGCGACAGCTCGTCCCAGAGGAACCAGAATCTGTCCTGCCCGG from the Paractinoplanes abujensis genome contains:
- a CDS encoding AfsR/SARP family transcriptional regulator, which produces MRFEMLGELRVLRDGVPADLGPAKQRAVLAVLLVNAGRAVPTQQIVDAVWGEEPPENGANVVQKHIAGLRRVLDPDRAPRTPGELVALTPAGYVLRLDGHTVDAHEFTAAATRAPTAELVRAGLMLWRGEALAGLTGPFFDSARARLAEIHATAWERWAELELGRGRDAALVPELARLVEQFPLREGLRAHLMIALSRSGRQAEALAAFRSARDYLVEQFGTEPGELLQETHRRVLRGDQAPLPPPLLPAAVSEPAQVVADEPPVRLRIPYVEVLFAVLTPLVTFATGAWIYFVYAAAHHRERRLFVAAGVYAGLLVTAFVFMAVDPSPLDDGDAVSGAEAAGISIWLGTALVAAIHGAVVATHQAGVAALAAVSQRRTGPEPDGRSVRGGR
- a CDS encoding GTP-binding protein, with protein sequence MDSVRSDRNGASSRIPVALKILIAGGFGAGKTTMVGSVSEIRPLQTEEVLTGAEGADDTGGVEGKTTTTVTMDFGRITITEDLQLYLFGTPGQDRFWFLWDELSQGALGAVVLADTRRLADCFPSIDYFEQRGTPFVVAVNCFESEQRFGAEAVGRALDLDSGVPVVLFDAREPTGARNVLIELVEYVARRQLAAAAH